The following is a genomic window from bacterium.
TGAAGACCCCGCCGGACGAGATGAGCCCATATCTCATCACCGCCTTCATGGAGATGAAGACGGTGTGGCACCCCATCGGAGTTTGAACCCAGGCGTTGCGCGCGCCCGGCGGCCATGACCGCGACTAAGCTCTTCGTGCATGGCTGAGGTGCTCATCAAGCCCGTCCACGTGCAGAATCCGCGCCCCACAGCCGACCGTCCTGGCAGCGGCCCTCCGATGATCACCTCCAACCGCATCGCGCGCCGGGTCCGTCAACTGGGCCGAGGCATCTCCGAGGTTTACGCGGACATCGACACGCCACTCGTGATGGTCGTGATCCTCAAGGGCGCGACCGTTTTTGCCGCCGACCTCCTGCGCAGCCTGAGCATTCCCGCCGAGCTCGAGTTCGTACGCCCCAATCGCAACCGGTCCGCGACCTCGAAGGGCAGCCGTCTGCGGCTGGCTCGCATGGTGGAAGGGCCGCTCGTCGGAAGGCACGTGCTGCTCGTCACGGACATCGTCGACTCGGGGATCACGGCCGACGCCATCGCCCGGCTGATCGGGGGCCTCGGTCCGGCTTCGCTCCGGATCGCTGCGCTTCTCGACCGACCGGCGCGACGCGAGGTCGAGGTCAAGATCGATTTCAACGGTTTCGTGATCCCGGATCGCTTCGTGATCGGCTATGGAATCGACTATGCGGGCCTGTATCGCGAGCTGCCCGGCATCCACTCGCTGACATAGGCATCAGTTCGCCCGGCTCGCCATACCACGCCTGGCGCAAGGCGGAGCTTCACTGCCACCTGGACGGCGCGGTGCGCCCGGCCACCGCGGACGAGCTCGCGCGGGAGCAAGGCCTCGACCTGCCGCGGACCCTGCGGATGGTGGCGCCGGCGGATTGTCCGAGCCAGGCCGTCTACATCGGGTACTTCGACGACGCGCTCGCCGTGCTGCAGACCGAAGCGGCGCTGGCGCGGGCGGCGTTGGAGCTGGGCCTCGACTCCGCGGCCGAGAACATCGATTATCTCGAGGTGCGGTGGGCGCCCCGGCTGCATTCCCGGCGCGGACTCACGGTCTCACAGGTCATCGCGGCGGTCCTTTCCGGACTCGAGGCGGCGCCGCTGCGGGCCGTGGCGATCGTCTGCGCGATGCGCCAGCACGAAGTCGAGGACAACATCGCGCTGGCCAAAGAGGCCGGGCGATTCGCGGGCCGCGGCGTGGTCGGCTTCGACCTCGCGGGCGACGAGGTCCGCTACCCGGCCGCTCCACAGCGCCCGGCGTTCGAGGCGGCCCGTGCGGCAGGCTTGCACCTGACCTGCCACGCGGGAGAGGCGGGGGAGCCGTCCAACGTCGAGGAGGCGCTGCGGCTGGGAGTGGAGAGGATCGCGCACGGCGTGATCGGAGCCCGCGACCCGCGCGTCGTGGAGCGCGTGCGCACCGAGGGCGTGGTGCTCGACCTTTGCCCCACGGCCAACTGGAAGTGCAAAGCGGTGCCGAGCCTGGCCGACCACCCGTTGCCCCGGCTGGTCCGCGCCGGTGTCCGCTGCACGATCAGCACCGACTCCCGCACCGTCGCGGATACGACCCTCAGCCGGGAGTTCGAGCTCGCCGGCGCGATGGGCTTGAGCGACGAGGAGCTGCGGCGGTGCAACGAGGTTGCGTTCGAGGCTGCTTTCTCGCCGGGATGAGGGCTTGCGCCACTCACCGTCCTGAGGGATGAACCGCCTCTAGCCGGTGCCGAAGAGGCGGTCGCCGAAGTCTCCCAGCCCGGGCACGATGAAGGCCCGATCGTTGAGCCGCTCGTCCAGGGCGGCGGTGTAGATGTGGACCTCGGGGTGGCGCTCCTCGAGCGCCCGCACCCCTTCCGGCGCCGCGACCACGCACAACATGCGCGGGTCGCGCCCGCCCGCGTCCTTGATCATGTCCAGAGCCTGGGCCGCCGACCCACCGGTGGCCAGCATCGGATCGAGCAGCAGCGGCACTTTGCCCGCCAACTTCGGCAGCTTCTCGTAGTAGATGCGGGCCACGGCCGTATCCTCGTCGCGCTCGAGGCCGATGTAGCCCACGCTCACGCGAGGCAGCAGCTCCAGCACCGGGCCGAGGATGCCGAGCCCGGCGCGAAGCACAGGGATGGCGACCACCTCGTTGGCGACCCGCGTGGCGTTCGCTTCGCTCAGCGGCGTCTGGACCTTGCCGTGCCGCACGGGCAGATCCGCCGTCGCCTCGTATAGCAGCATGGTGATCAACCTGCGGGCGAGGACCCTGAACTCTTCGGGC
Proteins encoded in this region:
- the hpt gene encoding hypoxanthine phosphoribosyltransferase produces the protein MAEVLIKPVHVQNPRPTADRPGSGPPMITSNRIARRVRQLGRGISEVYADIDTPLVMVVILKGATVFAADLLRSLSIPAELEFVRPNRNRSATSKGSRLRLARMVEGPLVGRHVLLVTDIVDSGITADAIARLIGGLGPASLRIAALLDRPARREVEVKIDFNGFVIPDRFVIGYGIDYAGLYRELPGIHSLT
- the add gene encoding adenosine deaminase, encoding MGISSPGSPYHAWRKAELHCHLDGAVRPATADELAREQGLDLPRTLRMVAPADCPSQAVYIGYFDDALAVLQTEAALARAALELGLDSAAENIDYLEVRWAPRLHSRRGLTVSQVIAAVLSGLEAAPLRAVAIVCAMRQHEVEDNIALAKEAGRFAGRGVVGFDLAGDEVRYPAAPQRPAFEAARAAGLHLTCHAGEAGEPSNVEEALRLGVERIAHGVIGARDPRVVERVRTEGVVLDLCPTANWKCKAVPSLADHPLPRLVRAGVRCTISTDSRTVADTTLSREFELAGAMGLSDEELRRCNEVAFEAAFSPG
- a CDS encoding uracil phosphoribosyltransferase; translated protein: MPLKVSSHPLVADSLVGLRDRATTPEEFRVLARRLITMLLYEATADLPVRHGKVQTPLSEANATRVANEVVAIPVLRAGLGILGPVLELLPRVSVGYIGLERDEDTAVARIYYEKLPKLAGKVPLLLDPMLATGGSAAQALDMIKDAGGRDPRMLCVVAAPEGVRALEERHPEVHIYTAALDERLNDRAFIVPGLGDFGDRLFGTG